One Agelaius phoeniceus isolate bAgePho1 chromosome 6, bAgePho1.hap1, whole genome shotgun sequence DNA window includes the following coding sequences:
- the RD3L gene encoding protein RD3-like encodes MPLFGWMKWSKTDSFKSTRCPGSEVVTKTLLRELKWHLKERERLLQEIENEQKVQKPGMDYNWLKNYQNPQATIPATEQRQLEVLCSQIQPCQTGTVLSRFREVLAENDVLPWEIVYIFKQVLKDFLTTIERENQAEQLVDAWNTNCPEHFSLRGDSSNKSDKDEIPTVSSYVDKNTQSMFPTFSHRIWNLPYYYPSS; translated from the exons ATGCCGCTTTTTGGCTGGATGAAATGGTCAAAAACTGATTCCTTCAAATCCACAAGATGTCCTGGGTCAGAAGTAGTTACAAAAACCCTGCTGAGGGAGTTGAAATGGCACCTGAAGGAGCGTGAAAGATTACTGCAAGAGAttgaaaatgaacaaaaagtcCAGAAACCTGGCATGGATTACAACTGGCTCAAGAACTATCAAAACCCTCAAGCAACAATTCCAGCTACTGAGCAACGACAGCTTGAAGTTCTGTGCTCTCAAATCCAGCCTTGCCAAACAGGAACTGTTCTCAGCAG atttcGGGAAGTTTTGGCAGAAAATGATGTTTTACCATGGGAAATAGTCTACATATTCAAGCAAGTTTTAAAAGATTTTCTTACCACCATTGAGAGAGAAAACCAAGCAGAGCAGCTGGTAGATGCATGGAATACAAATTGCCCTGAACATTTCAGTCTGCGTGGTGACAGCTCCAACAAGTCGGACAAAGATGAAATCCCCACGGTTTCAAGTTATGTCGACAAAAACACACAAAGCATGTTTCCCACCTTCTCTCACAGGATCTGGAATCTACCCTATTACTACCCATCAAGTTAA